The sequence TCGGAATTCCTTTCTTGAGTCCCAAAATAGAGAAAGTGGTCCACAGTGAAATGCGTCACTGATTTAATTCGACTCTTTTCCTTTTTTTATTATCTTTACGCTAATCATTGAAACCGTATGGATAATCAGATCCTAAATAAAGCGCGCCGGTATGTTGAAGGACTTTTCGAGGCGCTTCGAAACAAAGATAACGTCTACCATAATATCGACCATACGCTCGAAGTTGTCGACAAGGTTAAGGAAATAGGCGCGGGCGAAGGTTTAAACGAGGAAGAACTCGAAATTGTTACGCTGGCGGCTTGGTTTCACGACACGGGTTATTGTATTCAATCGGAAGGACACGAGGAAGTAAGCGCAAATTATGCGCGCGGTTTTTTAAACGTAGAAAATTATACCCCCGACAAAATAAACGAAGTGGTTAAGTGCATTATGGCGACTCGCGTTCCTCAAAATCCGGCCACATTGCTCGAAAAAGTTATTTGCGACGCCGATCTGGCTCATATCGGCCGGGAGGATTTCGAAGTGCGCAATAACCTCTTCCGTCAGGAATACGAAATTTATTTCGGTAAAGAACTTTCGGAAAAAGAATGGCTCGAAAAAAGCATCGACTTCTTTTCAAAGCATCGCTTCTTTACGGAATATTCGAATCGAAAGTACGGCGCTCTGAAAGAGAAAAATATTGAACGATTGAAAAAACAACTCGCGCTTCTGGACAACGCTAAGGATAATACATGAAAAAATTATTCCTGATAAGACATGCCAAATCGAGTTGGGACAATCCGGGTTTAACCGATATGGAAAGGCCTCTCAATAAAAGAGGCGAAAGGGACGCTCCGTTTATGGCTCGATTAATTAAGGAAAAAGGAATAGAGCCCGACCTGATTATTTCGAGCCCCGCAAAGAGAGCCTTCGACACGGCTCTCGTCTTTGCATCCATATACGGCAAAAATGAAGAAGACATTATAGTAGAAGACAGAATATACGAAGCCGGAATGAGAGAATTGAGTTTGGTAGTTGAAGATATTGACGACCGCTTCGAATCGGTATTTCTGTTCGGGCATAATCCCGGATTGACAAATTTTGCGAATTTATTGGGCTCGGAATATTTAGATAATATGCCTACATGTTCGATTGTGGGAATAGGACTTAATGTCGATTCGTGGAAAAATATTGAACGCGGAAAAGGGAAAACGTTTTTGTTTGAATACCCTAAAAAATATTTTTAATAAATAGGGGTCATTCCGTACTTGCCGCAGGCATACATCATCAATATAGAGGCGATATCTGTAACGGCGCGTTTTTCCTCGTCAATAGGAACTACGAGGTCGTAAACTTCAGCCACGAATTTCATATTGCTTAAAATCTTTTTTAACTCGGAATATGTCGGTTCGCCGTGCCACATCGCCACGCGCTTTACCAGATGGTTCTGATTTCTTCGAAGAAATTCGTTGAATGTAATGATGTTATAGCTGAGTTTTGTCCTCGGCTTGCAGATGTTTATCAAATCGTTGGTGTATTGATCCCATTTGCGAGCGAGGTCCTCGTTTTTTTCGTACATCAATTGAATGGCTTTTCGCGGAGTAAACTTGGCGCGCGTATGAACTTTGAACTTCGGCGCTATGGCGTATCCGTCGTAGCTTACAATGCCTGCTTTCTTATCGGAATATTTCCAATTGCGTAAAAGTTGCGTTGCGCTTACAACGCTAACGACTTTGTCTAATTCGCTGTCGATTACGACGAACTTGCCTTTCGAATAGCTTACGACGGTATTCCAGTGTTCCCAATTATTGACGCTCAAAATGCAGGGATATCCTTTTTGCAGGTTTTTAATCAATAATTTCCGGGCGTCGCCGGGATTGCTCGACTGAAAATGTTTCATTCTGCAGTTAAAGCGGCGCGCCGCTCTCGCCAGGCCGAATTCATCTGTTCCCGCCCACCAGGTGCTTCCAGCAATTATTCCGATTTGATCTTCGTCTTTAAATACGCCGAGCATCACCAGCGCGTATTTCAACGCAAACGGTCCGCATTGATATTTGTTCGGTTGAGGATAAAAGCTCATCAAAGGCCTTTATAGTTCGGGTCAAAAATAATAAAAAGTTTAGTATGCTTTTTATTTTTTTATACTTTATAAATAAAAATTCTGTTTTATGAAAGTTCTTATCGTTTACAACGAATCAGACCCGGAAATTTACGAACAGGCGCCTGAAATTTCCGAAGAAGACCTCGACTTCAAACCCTACTTTGACCTTGAGAATTCAAATCCGATCGACGAATACGAAGCGATGGCAAAAGCATTGAGAAGAGCCGGTTACGACGCTTATACTCTTAACATAATGGACAACCTTCAACATTTTTTCGACAATATCGATAAAAACAAGCCGGACGTGGTTTTTAACCTGATGGAATTATACAAGGACGTAGCGATACAGGAGATGAACTTTGCAGGCTTGCTCGAACTTCTCGATATTCCGTATACGGGCGCTCCGCCGCTTGCGCTCGGAACGTGCCAGAGTAAAATCCTTACAAAAAGGATACTGAGTTCGATAGGTATACGGACGCCCAATTACCGTCTCGTTAAATCCTTGAATAAACCCTTCAGAATCAATTTGAATTATCCTCTTATAGTTAAGCCCGCGTTGGAAGACGCAAGTGTCGGCATCGAAGAGGAATCGATTGTTTATAATGTTGATGCGCTAAAAAAAAGAGTAAAATACGTGCTTGAATATTTTGCTCAGCCTGCGTTGGTGGAAGAATTTATTGTCGGCAGAGAGTTGAACGTGGCTGTCTTTGGGGATAAAGAGCCGGAAGTATTGCCGATTAGCGAAATCGACTTTTCGAAACTGCCCGACGACCTTCATCCGATTGTAAGTTATCAGGCAAAATGGGATCCGTATCACGTCGCCTATCATAAGACAATTCCTAAATGTCCCGCGCCTTTAAGCAATAAAATCCGAAAAGAAGCCGAAGAAATTGCGCTGAAAGCCGTTAAAGCAGTCGGCTGCCGGGATTATGCGCGCGTCGATATGCGATTGTCCGAAGACAAAAGATTGTACGTGCTGGAAGTTAATCCGAACCCCGATTTGCAACAGGACGCCGGATTTATGCGTTCTGCCAGAACGGCGGGCTATTCTTACAGCCGCGCGCTTAAAATGATAGTCGATTTTGCTTACATGCGTAAGCGCGGCTCTAACGGGAAGTAGACTTTTTACCGGATGAATTTCTGCGTTCTTCTATTAACATGTAAACTCTTTTTTTCTGACTATCGGTCATCGACTGCCAGTGCGCAATCTCGTCTAAAGTTCTGAAACATCCGGCGCAGTATCTGTTTTCCTCGTCCATTCTGCAAATGTTGTTGCACGGGGAATCCGTGTTTCTTTTATCCATGACATTAATAATGTTATGCGGCAATTTAAAGTTCCATGTCGTAAAAATTTCCGGGGTAAACTTGTATATAAAACTTTGCTGTATTATAGTTGCAGAAGTTAATCTAAAAAGGTTGTGAAAATGAAGGTGTTAAAATTCGGCGGCACTTCCGTTGGCGATTATAAAAATATTAAAAGCGTTACCGATATAATCGAATCGTATATAAAGAGAAAAGAAAAAATAATTGTTGTATGTTCCGCAATGTCGGGAGTTACCGACGCGCTTATCGAAACGGCAATGAAAGCAAGCGGTAAAGACGAAGGATACAGGGAAAGTTTTGTTAAAATTAAAGGCAAGCATCTTACCACGGCGAGCAGATTAATACCTGCCGACAAAAGAACTAAAACTAACGATTATCTTAAACAGAGATTTGCCGAACTCTACGAAATATTCAAGAGTCTTTATACAATCGGCGAACTTACTCCTAAAACGCTCGACGAAATTATGAGTTACGGCGAAAGGCTCTCCTGTTTTATTATTGCCGAAACTTTAAAATCCCGCAAGATTGAAGCAAGCTTTGTCGACGCCAGGGAATTAATTAAGACGGACGAACAATTCGGAAACGCAAAAGTTAATTTTGAAACAACAAACAGCCTGATAAAAGAACGCTTTAAAAAATCGAAAGAAGTTCCGATCGTAACCGGCTTCATAGCGTCGACTGTCGAAGGAATTACGACGACGCTTGGCAGAGGCGGCTCGGATTATACGGCTTCTATTATCGGAGCCGCGTTAGACGCAGATGAAATTGAAATATGGACGGACGTAAACGGCATAATGACGGCGGATCCGCGCAAGGTTCGAAACGCTTTCCCCTTAAGAGCCGTCACTTACGAAGAGGCTATGGAAATGTCGCACTTCGGCGCTAAAGTAATTTATTCTCCAACCATGCTTCCGGCTTTGCAAAAACAAATTAAAATACGCATCAAGAACACGTTCAATCCGTCTTTCAGAGGAACGCTGATACTGCCGCGCGAACCTCAGATACAATTCAATATGAAAGGAATTTCTTCGATCGACGATATACATCTGCTGCAGGTTGAAGGCAGCGGCTTGATTGGAATCGAAGGAATATCGTCGCGTATATTCGGCGCTCTCGCCTCGGCTAAAATTAACGTACTGATGATTACGCAGGGCTCCTCCGGTCATACGATTTGTATAGCCGTTATGCCGTCGGTAAGCAAACTGGCAAAAAAGGCGATCGAAAACGAACTTAAACTCGAGATTTATGAAAAGCAGTTGAAAAAAGTGGAAGTGATCGAAAATCTGTCCATGATTGCCGTTGTCGGCGAGGACCTTTTGAATACTCCGGGCGTTTCGGGCAAAGTCCTTTTTGCGCTCGGTAAAAACGGAATCAATACGATTGCCATAGCGCAGGGCTCGTCGCAGTTGAATCTTACAATGGTAATTAGGAAAGAGCAACTCAAAAAAGCTCTCAACGTACTGCACGAATCTCTCTTTATCTCGGAACAAAAAAATATAAATGTCTTTCTTGCGGGACCCGGCAACGTGGGTTCCAAATTTATCGATTTGATCGTAAAGCAACATGAAAACATAATAAACAATATGTCGATTAACTTGCGTTTCGTGGGGCTAGCCGACAGCAAAAAGATGCTCTTTGATGAGGAAGGAATCGATCTGTCGAACTGGAAAGAATTATTAAAAAAATCGGGTCAAAAATCGAACGTCAGAAAATTCATCGAAAGAATGAAAGAACTCAACCTTTCTAATTCAATTTTTATCGACGCGACCTCGGGCGATTTATTCGTGCCTTATTATAATGAAGTATTATCCTCCGCAATATCGATCGTAACTCCGAATAAAACTGCAAACTCGGCACCGTACAAAGAATATAAAAATCTTATTGAGACGGCGCATAAATACAATTCCGAATTCAGATATTCCACAACCGTGGGCGTCGGATTGCCTACTATAGACGTTATAAGAAATTTGATTGAAAGCGGCGACGAAATTATCGCTATCGAAGGCATGTTTTCGAGTACGATGAATTTTATTTTGAAAGAATTTATGAACGCCGGCATGAAGATGAGCGAAATAATATTAAACGCAATCAAAAGCGGCTTTACCGAACCGAATCCTCGGGTCGACTTTTCCGGAGAAGACGTGGCAAAGAAATTGTTGATATTAATCAGGGAAACAGGCAAAGAATACGAACTGAACGACATAGATATAAAACCGCTTTTGAAGCTGCCGCCGAAAGGAGCGCATTCTTTCATAGCGGAACACATTAAAAAGTACGATAGTCATTTTGACAAATTAAGAGACCGGGCAATAAAAGCGGGAAAAGAATTAATATATATGGCAAGGTACGACCGGGGCAAGAGCGCGGTAGGTCTTGAACTAATCGATAAGACGCATCCTTTTTACGGATTGAGTTCAAAAGAAAAGATTGTAGCGTTCAGAACGAGATTTCATTACGAGCATCCATTGATTATTAAAGGACACGGCGGAGGTCCGGCAGCAGCCGCCGCCGGAATTCTTTCCGACGTTTTGAAAATTTCCAAATACACCATAAAATAATTTTTTTCTTGACTGCAATCGAATAATAAATTATATTTGCACCCAATTAATTGTTCTTAACATTTGTTGTCTTATCAAGAAAGGTCGAGGGAACAGGCCCGATGACGCCTTGGCAACCATCCCGTCTTTAAGAGGGAAAGGTGCTAATTCCTGCCCCAACTTTAATGTTGCGGGGAAGATAAGAAAGAGTTTTTTAATCGAACCTCTTCCGGAATCTTCCCGAAGAGGTTTTTTTTTATCTAAAATCAGCAGGAGAACATATGAGCAAGAAATATCGTTATGAAACATTACAACTGCACGCAGGTCAGTCGCCCGACAAGGCTACCAATGCGCGTGCCGTTCCAATATATCAAACAACTTCTTATCTTTTCAACGATTCGGAACACGCCGCAAATCTTTTTGCTTTGAAAGAGTTCGGCAATATTTACACCCGTATAATGAATCCGACTACGGACGTTTTCGAACAAAGAATAGCCGCTCTCGAAAACGGCGTTGCGGCATTGGCAACTTCTTCCGGTCAGGCGGCTGAAACGCTAGCGATTACAAACCTGGCTCAAGCCGGCGATAATATCGTAACCACAAGCTTTTTATACGGAGGGACATACAATCTCTTCAAAGTTACATTGCCGCGTCTCGGGATTAATTTTAAGTTCGTAAATTCCGACGAGCCGGCAGAATTCGAAAAAGCAATCGACGAAAAGACAAAAGCGCTCTATATCGAAACCATCGGCAATCCGCGATTGAATGTCCCCGACATCAAAGCGCTTGCCGACCTGGCTCATTCTTATAACATTCCGTTGATTGTCGACAACACATTCGGAGCCGCCGGTTATCTTTCGACTCCGATTGACCACGGAGCGGATATTGTAGTAGCGTCGGCTACTAAATGGATTGGCGGGCACGGCACGTCGATAGGCGGAGTAATAGTCGATTCGGGCAGATTCGATTGGGGCAACGGAAAATTTCCCGTATTCACTGAACCTAGCCCCGGATATCACGGATTGAAATTCTGGGAAGTATTCGGCAAAGATTCTCCGTTCGGAAATATTGCGTTTATTATAAGGGCGCGAGTGGAAGGCTTGAGGGATTTCGGTCCGTGTCTCAGTCCTTTTAATTCATTCTTGCTGTTGCAGGGTCTGGAAACTCTTTCGTTAAGAATCGAACGCCACTCACAAAACGCATTTAAACTTGCTCAATGGCTCAGGAACGATTCCCGCGTTTCGTGGGTATGGTACCCGGGATTTGAAGACAGTCCTTATCACGAGAATGCAAAAAAATATCTTAATCATAATTTGTTCGGCTCTATGGT comes from Melioribacter roseus P3M-2 and encodes:
- a CDS encoding cysteine peptidase family C39 domain-containing protein, coding for MSFYPQPNKYQCGPFALKYALVMLGVFKDEDQIGIIAGSTWWAGTDEFGLARAARRFNCRMKHFQSSNPGDARKLLIKNLQKGYPCILSVNNWEHWNTVVSYSKGKFVVIDSELDKVVSVVSATQLLRNWKYSDKKAGIVSYDGYAIAPKFKVHTRAKFTPRKAIQLMYEKNEDLARKWDQYTNDLINICKPRTKLSYNIITFNEFLRRNQNHLVKRVAMWHGEPTYSELKKILSNMKFVAEVYDLVVPIDEEKRAVTDIASILMMYACGKYGMTPIY
- the thrA gene encoding bifunctional aspartate kinase/homoserine dehydrogenase I, whose amino-acid sequence is MKVLKFGGTSVGDYKNIKSVTDIIESYIKRKEKIIVVCSAMSGVTDALIETAMKASGKDEGYRESFVKIKGKHLTTASRLIPADKRTKTNDYLKQRFAELYEIFKSLYTIGELTPKTLDEIMSYGERLSCFIIAETLKSRKIEASFVDARELIKTDEQFGNAKVNFETTNSLIKERFKKSKEVPIVTGFIASTVEGITTTLGRGGSDYTASIIGAALDADEIEIWTDVNGIMTADPRKVRNAFPLRAVTYEEAMEMSHFGAKVIYSPTMLPALQKQIKIRIKNTFNPSFRGTLILPREPQIQFNMKGISSIDDIHLLQVEGSGLIGIEGISSRIFGALASAKINVLMITQGSSGHTICIAVMPSVSKLAKKAIENELKLEIYEKQLKKVEVIENLSMIAVVGEDLLNTPGVSGKVLFALGKNGINTIAIAQGSSQLNLTMVIRKEQLKKALNVLHESLFISEQKNINVFLAGPGNVGSKFIDLIVKQHENIINNMSINLRFVGLADSKKMLFDEEGIDLSNWKELLKKSGQKSNVRKFIERMKELNLSNSIFIDATSGDLFVPYYNEVLSSAISIVTPNKTANSAPYKEYKNLIETAHKYNSEFRYSTTVGVGLPTIDVIRNLIESGDEIIAIEGMFSSTMNFILKEFMNAGMKMSEIILNAIKSGFTEPNPRVDFSGEDVAKKLLILIRETGKEYELNDIDIKPLLKLPPKGAHSFIAEHIKKYDSHFDKLRDRAIKAGKELIYMARYDRGKSAVGLELIDKTHPFYGLSSKEKIVAFRTRFHYEHPLIIKGHGGGPAAAAAGILSDVLKISKYTIK
- a CDS encoding HD domain-containing protein, which encodes MDNQILNKARRYVEGLFEALRNKDNVYHNIDHTLEVVDKVKEIGAGEGLNEEELEIVTLAAWFHDTGYCIQSEGHEEVSANYARGFLNVENYTPDKINEVVKCIMATRVPQNPATLLEKVICDADLAHIGREDFEVRNNLFRQEYEIYFGKELSEKEWLEKSIDFFSKHRFFTEYSNRKYGALKEKNIERLKKQLALLDNAKDNT
- a CDS encoding DUF1289 domain-containing protein; translated protein: MDKRNTDSPCNNICRMDEENRYCAGCFRTLDEIAHWQSMTDSQKKRVYMLIEERRNSSGKKSTSR
- a CDS encoding SixA phosphatase family protein, with the protein product MKKLFLIRHAKSSWDNPGLTDMERPLNKRGERDAPFMARLIKEKGIEPDLIISSPAKRAFDTALVFASIYGKNEEDIIVEDRIYEAGMRELSLVVEDIDDRFESVFLFGHNPGLTNFANLLGSEYLDNMPTCSIVGIGLNVDSWKNIERGKGKTFLFEYPKKYF
- a CDS encoding O-acetylhomoserine aminocarboxypropyltransferase/cysteine synthase family protein, encoding MSKKYRYETLQLHAGQSPDKATNARAVPIYQTTSYLFNDSEHAANLFALKEFGNIYTRIMNPTTDVFEQRIAALENGVAALATSSGQAAETLAITNLAQAGDNIVTTSFLYGGTYNLFKVTLPRLGINFKFVNSDEPAEFEKAIDEKTKALYIETIGNPRLNVPDIKALADLAHSYNIPLIVDNTFGAAGYLSTPIDHGADIVVASATKWIGGHGTSIGGVIVDSGRFDWGNGKFPVFTEPSPGYHGLKFWEVFGKDSPFGNIAFIIRARVEGLRDFGPCLSPFNSFLLLQGLETLSLRIERHSQNAFKLAQWLRNDSRVSWVWYPGFEDSPYHENAKKYLNHNLFGSMVVFGIKGGLEAGKKFIDSVELSSLLANVGDAKTLVIHPASTTHQQLSEEEQKTAGVTEDMIRVSVGLEHIDDIIEDFDQALSKAVK
- a CDS encoding D-alanine--D-alanine ligase family protein, with the translated sequence MKVLIVYNESDPEIYEQAPEISEEDLDFKPYFDLENSNPIDEYEAMAKALRRAGYDAYTLNIMDNLQHFFDNIDKNKPDVVFNLMELYKDVAIQEMNFAGLLELLDIPYTGAPPLALGTCQSKILTKRILSSIGIRTPNYRLVKSLNKPFRINLNYPLIVKPALEDASVGIEEESIVYNVDALKKRVKYVLEYFAQPALVEEFIVGRELNVAVFGDKEPEVLPISEIDFSKLPDDLHPIVSYQAKWDPYHVAYHKTIPKCPAPLSNKIRKEAEEIALKAVKAVGCRDYARVDMRLSEDKRLYVLEVNPNPDLQQDAGFMRSARTAGYSYSRALKMIVDFAYMRKRGSNGK